A genomic region of Fodinisporobacter ferrooxydans contains the following coding sequences:
- a CDS encoding DUF2634 domain-containing protein — MKLATYIVGQGDTIEILAQQLLGDSTQDQTLIQINNLRYPYISDNPADQYARPKGNVYLTQPYTNPSQINISNPNGIVIKPNDTVFLSEGASYAAGIVQSITGGTITFQQPIQGTFDQAAIVTVYVDQSNITTQVLRTGDTLLYPANQFQNNGQTQTYSTIFGTDWSLDDNGFLMRSNGDIATVSGVDNLKQALKLRLQTELGALMLHPDYGSELFSILGEAGQTYFIGLAKHYITECAKQDIRVRDAQLSNVTFQNDSLFGTLTVYPIGSQDPISQPIQIPIGGV, encoded by the coding sequence ATGAAATTAGCAACCTATATCGTCGGCCAAGGAGATACAATTGAAATCCTGGCGCAGCAGCTTTTGGGAGATTCGACACAAGATCAAACCTTGATACAAATCAACAATTTGCGGTATCCATATATCAGTGATAATCCAGCAGATCAGTATGCAAGACCAAAAGGAAATGTGTATCTTACACAGCCTTATACGAATCCTTCGCAAATCAATATCAGCAATCCGAACGGTATCGTAATCAAGCCGAACGATACTGTTTTTTTGTCGGAAGGAGCTTCATACGCTGCGGGGATCGTTCAATCGATTACGGGTGGTACAATTACATTCCAACAACCGATCCAAGGTACGTTTGATCAAGCTGCAATCGTAACAGTTTATGTGGATCAATCGAATATCACAACGCAAGTTTTGCGAACAGGTGACACATTGTTGTATCCGGCCAATCAGTTTCAAAATAATGGCCAAACGCAAACGTACTCAACCATTTTCGGAACCGATTGGTCACTGGATGATAATGGATTTTTGATGAGAAGCAATGGAGATATCGCAACGGTATCTGGAGTCGATAACTTAAAACAAGCGTTGAAATTGAGATTGCAAACAGAGTTGGGCGCATTGATGCTTCATCCGGATTACGGAAGTGAGTTGTTTAGCATTCTTGGAGAAGCTGGACAAACCTACTTTATTGGACTTGCTAAACATTACATCACAGAATGTGCAAAACAGGATATCCGCGTAAGGGATGCGCAGCTTTCTAACGTTACGTTTCAAAACGATTCTCTTTTTGGTACGTTGACTGTTTATCCGATCGGTTCCCAAGATCCGATTTCACAACCTATCCAAATCCCGATTGGTGGTGTTTAA